A genomic segment from Glycine soja cultivar W05 chromosome 18, ASM419377v2, whole genome shotgun sequence encodes:
- the LOC114395895 gene encoding cationic peroxidase 1-like — protein sequence MTGGHTIGLARCVTFRDHIYNDSDIDASFAKSLQSKCPRSGNDDLLEPLDLQTPTHFDNLYFQNLLDKKGLLHSDQKLFNGDSTNKLVKKYATNTAAFFKDFAKGMVKMSNIKPLTGSEGQIRINCRKVN from the coding sequence ATGACAGGTGGACATACTATTGGCCTTGCTAGATGCGTAACATTCAGAGATCACATCTACAATGATTCCGACATTGATGCCTCCTTTGCCAAGTCCCTGCAGAGCAAGTGCCCCAGAAGTGGAAATGACGATTTACTCGAACCCCTTGACCTTCAAACTCCTACCCATTTTGATAACCTATACTTCCAGAATTTACTGGACAAAAAGGGTCTTCTCCATTCCGATCAGAAGCTGTTCAATGGTGATTCCACCAACAAACTGGTGAAGAAATATGCTACCAATACAGCTGCATTCTTTAAAGACTTTGCCAAGGGCATGGTCAAAATGAGCAATATCAAGCCTCTAACAGGAAGCGAGGGGCAGATCAGAATCAATTGCAGGAAAGTCAATTAA
- the LOC114395894 gene encoding uncharacterized protein LOC114395894, with protein MKNANGVAALEPKRNPLSDLTNTNSNPSKPQSLLSSSSSSATNTTRGTVGLNVSEPISSFCSRIHALNEKKRNAKKAIANPKTSTVRDKNDGVELGSLDLTNARPRVLTVRCRKKRREQDVSNDPQMQDYIVKQKAYFKEIDEFELAEEEVEYVHELD; from the exons atgaagAATGCTAATGGTGTTGCTGCCTTGGAGCCAAAACGAAACCCTCTTTCAGATCTCACCAATACTAATTCTAACCCTTCCAAACCCCAATCCCTTCTAtcgtcttcttcttcctccgctACTAACACAACACGCG GGACAGTTGGCCTTAATGTTTCTGAGCCAATTTCATCATTCTGCAGCAGAATACACGCtttgaatgaaaagaaaaggaatgcTAAAAAAGCAATAGCAAATCCCAAGACCTCTACTGTTCG GGATAAAAACGATGGAGTTGAACTTGGAAGTTTGGATCTAACTAACGCTAGGCCTAGGGTGTTAACAGTTCGCTGCAGGAAG AAGCGGCGTGAACAAGACGTGTCCAATGATCCACAGATGCAAGATTATATTGTAAAACAGAAGGCAtacttcaaagagattgatgAATTTGAACTAGCGGAGGAGGAGGTTGAATATGTTCATGAGCTGGATTAA
- the LOC114394660 gene encoding uncharacterized protein LOC114394660, whose product METVQSWVSKHKLASIGALWASGIGATLVAYSCKKSPMKPSLRLIHARMHAQALTLAVLSGAAVYHFYEKRDVQPKPVADYTIPAPNVTQMVEYELQCPF is encoded by the exons ATGGAGACAGTTCAATCATGGGTTTCAAAGCACAAGCTCGCCAGCATTG GGGCACTCTGGGCCTCTGGAATTGGAGCAACACTTGTGGCTTATTCATGCAAAAAGTCTCCAATGAAGCCAAGTCTCAGGCTTATCCATGCTAG GATGCATGCTCAGGCTCTAACTTTAGCAGTGCTATCAGGTGCAGctgtttatcatttttatgagaAACGTGATGTTCAGCCAAAACCAGTGGCAGATTATACTATTCCTGCTCCCAATGTCACTCAGATGGTTGAATATGAACTTCAATGTcctttctaa
- the LOC114395492 gene encoding BTB/POZ domain-containing protein At3g56230-like — protein sequence MDCCVCTTMPLILRPPRNTICGACYEGVRSIINMMSNVESEKVKAMANPNPNSSPVSRRNSSKTLDDCIRWCSEQMEQFNQQKEDLVFLRGFVSAFKAQIHTDILVSPGRHGPPIPAHKSVLGARSEIFKNMLECDECKAAPSNSITIPDLNHEELESLLEFLYSGTLGVEKLEKHVYALSQAADKYVIPHLLKHCERYLLSSLSTSNALETLEIADTCSNHNLKETTLNFLVKNIEHMVPSPKFETFVHRSPHLTVQLVTRAFVNGAK from the exons ATGGATTGTTGTGTGTGTACAACTATGCCATTGATATTGAGGCCTCCGAGGAATACAATATGTGGGGCTTGTTATGAAGGAGTTAGGAGCATAATCAACATGATGAGCAATGTCGAAAGTGAGAAAGTAAAAGCAATGGCTAATCCAAATCCAAACAGTTCTCCAGTTTCGCGGCGAAATTCGAGTAAG ACACTTGATGATTGTATAAGATGGTGCTCAGAGCAGATGGAGCAGTTTAATCAACAAAAAGAAGACTTGGTTTTTCTCAGAGGCTTTGTTTCAGCCTTCAAAGCACAGATTCACACGGATATATTGGTCAGTCCAGGCAGGCATGGTCCACCTATACCTGCACATAAGTCCGTTTTG GGAGCAAGATCAGAAATATTTAAGAACATGCTAGAGTGTGATGAATGCAAGGCAGCACCAAGTAACAGCATAACTATACCCGATTTGAACCATGAAGAACTAGAGTCTCTCCTTGAGTTTCTGTACAGTGGGACCTTGGGTGTGGAAAAATTGGAGAAACATGTTTACGCTTTGTCACAAGCAGCTGATAAGTATGTGATCCCACATTTGCTGAAACACTGCGAACGATATCTGCTGAGTTCACTAAGCACTTCCAATGCCCTTGAGACATTGGAGATCGCGGATACTTGTTCCAACCACAACTTGAAGGAGACAACCTTGAATTTCTTAGTTAAAAACATTGAGCACATGGTGCCTTCACCTAAGTTTGAAACTTTTGTGCATAGGAGTCCACATCTTACTGTTCAACTAGTTACAAGGGCGTTTGTGAATGGTGCCAAATAA
- the LOC114394931 gene encoding uncharacterized protein LOC114394931, translating to MVSREQKRATLNEKLQLLRSITNSNALDKTSIIIDASKYIEELKEKVERLNQDVANAQTSSDQNTLPMVTVETLEKGFLINVFSAKSCPGLLVSILESFEEMGLHVLEARVTCKDTFRFHAVGGKNEEQGDEDIDAQAVKQAMGQAIKNWSQNADQK from the exons ATGGTTTCTAGAGAGCAAAAGAGAGCAACACTGAATGAGAAGCTGCAACTTCTTCGTTCTATAACCAACTCTAATGCT CTAGACAAAACCTCGATCATAATAGATGCATCAAAGTATATCGAAGAGTTAAAGGAAAAAGTAGAAAGACTGAACCAAGACGTAGCCAACGCACAAACTTCCAGTGACCAAAATACTTTGCCTATG GTTACAGTAGAAACCTTAGAGAAGGGATTtcttataaatgttttttcagCAAAGAGCTGCCCCGGTCTGCTTGTTTCCATATTGGAGTCATTTGAAGAGATGGGTCTTCATGTGCTTGAAGCTAGGGTTACTTGTAAGGACACCTTTCGATTTCATGCTGTTGGAGGAAAA AATGAAGAACAAGGTGATGAGGACATTGATGCACAAGCTGTGAAACAGGCAATGGGACAAGCAATAAAGAACTGGAGCCAAAATGCTGACCAAAAGTAA
- the LOC114395115 gene encoding uncharacterized protein LOC114395115, giving the protein MRALAAQFSNYLCRRKVGVNLRSRNFSSYNSKDELTIEEEAERKVGWLLKTIFFVTAGVAGYHFFPYMGENLMQQSVSLLRVKDPLFKRMGASRLARFAVDDERRKKIVEMGGAQELLNMLSTAKDDRTRKEALHALDALSQSDEALASLHHAGAISVIRSAPNSLEDAEVEGFKLSLMKRFQDLRYDVPS; this is encoded by the exons ATGCGCGCCCTAGCAGCTCAGTTCTCTAAT TATTTATGCAGAAGAAAAGTTGGGGTCAATCTGCGATCTCGTAATTTTTCATCATATAACAGTAAAG ATGAGCTAACCATCGAGGAAGAAGCTGAGAGAAAAGTTGGATGGCTATTGAAGACGATATTTTTTGTCACTGCAGGGGTAGCAGGATACCATTTCTTTCCTTATATGG GAGAGAATTTGATGCAACAGTCTGTTTCGCTTTTGCGTGTCAAGGATCCCTTGTTCAAAAGGATGGGAGCTTCTAGATTGGCTCGTTTTGCAGTAGATG atgaaagaaggaagaagataGTTGAGATGGGTGGAGCTCAAGAACTCTTAAATATGTTAAGCACTGCTAAAGACGACCGTACACGGAAAGAAGCATTGCATGCTCTTGATGCACTGTCACAATCAG ATGAAGCTCTTGCATCCTTGCATCATGCTGGGGCCATTTCAGTAATTAGGTCTGCACCAAATTCACTTGAGGATGCAGAAGTTGAGGGATTCAAGTTGAGCTTGATGAAAAGATTTCAAGATCTCAGATATGATGTGCCATCATGA
- the LOC114396678 gene encoding amino acid transporter AVT6C-like: MSPAAGVSVPLLGDSKGTPPPASVPGAVFNVATSIVGAGIMSIPAIMKVLGVVPAFAMILVVAVLAELSVDFLMRFTHSGETTTYAGVMREAFGSGGALAAQVCVIITNVGGLILYLIIIGDVLSGKQNGGEVHLGILQQWFGIHWWNSREFALLFTLVFVMLPLVLYKRVESLKYSSAVSTLLAVAFVGICCGLAITALVQGKTQTPRLFPRLDYQTSFFDLFTAVPVVVTAFTFHFNVHPIGFELAKASQMTTAVRLALLLCAVIYLAIGLFGYMLFGDSTQSDILINFDQNAGSAVGSLLNSLVRVSYALHIMLVFPLLNFSLRTNIDEVLFPKKPMLATDNKRFMILTLVLLVFSYLAAIAIPDIWYFFQFLGSSSAVCLAFIFPGSIVLRDVKGISTRRDKIIALIMIILAVVTSVLAISTNIYNAFSSKS, from the exons ATGTCTCCGGCCGCCGGAGTCAGCGTCCCCCTCCTGGGGGATTCCAAAGGAACGCCGCCGCCGGCTTCCGTCCCCGGCGCGGTGTTCAACGTGGCCACCAGCATAGTCGGCGCCGGAATCATGTCGATTCCGGCGATCATGAAGGTTCTCGGCGTAGTTCCCGCTTTCGCGATGATTCTCGTGGTGGCCGTGCTGGCGGAACTGTCCGTGGACTTCCTGATGCGGTTCACGCACTCCGGCGAAACGACGACGTACGCTGGCGTCATGAGGGAGGCGTTCGGATCGGGTGGAGCATTAGCCGCGCAAGTTTGCGTCATCATCACCAACGTTGGGGGTTTAATTCTCTACCTTATCATCATCG GAGATGTGCTATCTGGAAAGCAAAATGGAGGGGAAGTGCATTTGGGCATTTTGCAACAGTGGTTTGGAATTCACTGGTGGAATTCCCGggaatttgctttgcttttcaCCTTGGTCTTTGTTATGCTTCCATTGGTATTGTACAAACGTGTAG AGTCCTTGAAGTACAGCTCTGCAGTGTCAACTCTTCTTGCAGTGGCATTTGTTGGCATATGTTGTGGGTTGGCTATCACAGCTCTGGTGCAAGGAAAAACACAAACTCCTAGATTGTTTCCTCGGCTAGACTACCAAACCTCATTCTTTGATCTGTTCACTGCAGTTCCTGTTGTTGTCACAGCCTTCACATTTCACTTTAATG TGCACCCCATTGGGTTTGAGCTTGCCAAGGCATCCCAAATGACAACAGCAGTTCGATTAGCATTATTGCTTTGTGCTGTGATCTACCTTGCAATAGGCTTATTTGGGTACATGTTATTTGGGGATTCAACCCAGTCAGACATTCTCATCAATTTTGACCAGAATGCTGGTTCAGCAGTTGGTTCCTTGCTCAATAGTTTGGTCCGTGTAAGCTATGCCCTCCACATCATGCTGGTGTTTCCTctcttgaacttctctttgagaACCAACATAGATGAAGTTCTCTTCCCTAAGAAGCCTATGCTAGCCACAGACAACAAAAGATTTATGATCCTCACTCTGGTGCTGCTTGTATTCTCCTACCTTGCAGCTATAGCAATCCCAGATATTTGGTACTTCTTTCAGTTCCTGGGATCCTCATCCGCAGTGTGCCTTGCCTTCATTTTCCCCGGCTCTATTGTTTTAAG GGATGTTAAAGGTATATCAACGAGAAGAGACAAAATTATTGCACTGATAATGATTATACTAGCTGTGGTTACAAGTGTGCTTGCCATTTCCACCAACATATATAATGCTTTTAGTAGCAAGTCATAA
- the LOC114396807 gene encoding alpha-soluble NSF attachment protein 2-like: MADQLSKGEEFEKKAEKKLSGWGLFGSKYEDAADLFDKAANCFKLAKSWDKAGATYLKLASCHLKLESKHEAAQAHVDAAHCYKKTNINESVSCLDRAVNLFCDIGRLSMAARYLKEIAELYEGEQNIEQALVYYEKSADFFQNEEVTTSANQCKQKVAQFAAQLEQYQKSIDIYEEIARQSLNNNLLKYGVKGHLLNAGICQLCKEDVVAITNALERYQELDPTFSGTREYRLLADIAAAIDEEDVAKFTDVVKEFDSMTPLDSWKTTLLLRVKEKLKAKELEEDDLT, encoded by the exons ATGGCCGATCAGTTATCGAAGGGAGAGGAATTCGAGAAAAAGGCTGAGAAGAAGCTCAGCGGTTGGGGCTTGTTTGGCTCCAAGTATGAAGATGCCGCCGATCTCTTCGATAAAGCCGCCAATTGCTTCAAGCTCGCCAAATCAT GGGACAAGGCTGGAGCGACATACCTGAAGTTGGCAAGTTGTCATTTGAAG TTGGAAAGCAAGCATGAAGCTGCACAGGCCCATGTCGATGCTGCACATTGCTACAAAAAGACTAATATAAACG AGTCTGTATCTTGCTTAGACCGAGCTGTAAATCTTTTCTGTGACATTGGAAGACTCTCTATGGCTGCTAGATATTTAAAG GAAATTGCTGAATTGTACGAGGGTGAACAGAATATTGAGCAGGCTCTTGTTTACTATGAAAAATCAgctgatttttttcaaaatgaagaagtGACAACTTCTGCGAACCAATGCAAACAAAAAGTTGCCCAGTTTGCTGCTCAGCTAGAACA ATATCAGAAGTCGATTGACATTTATGAAGAGATAGCTCGCCAATCCCTCAACAATAATTTGCTGAAGTATGGAGTTAAAGGACACCTTCTTAATGCTGGCATCTGCCAACTCTGTAAAGAGGACGTTGTTGCTATAACCAATGCATTAGAACGATATCAG GAACTGGATCCAACATTTTCAGGAACACGTGAATATAGATTGTTGGCG GACATTGCTGCTgcaattgatgaagaagatgttGCAAAGTTTACTGATGTTGTCAAGGAATTTGATAGTATGACCCCTCTG GATTCTTGGAAGACCACACTTCTCTTAAGGGTGAAGGAAAAGCTGAAAGCCAAAGAACTTGAGGAGGATGATCTTACTTGA